In the Kribbella sp. NBC_00482 genome, one interval contains:
- a CDS encoding M15 family metallopeptidase, producing MAAWSITLDQPAASWEDKPTVFTGKISQPITGSYITLWQRVPGAWVLRASTRTTAGGVYKFSLVSAYTGTWAFRTMIGVKAETALAISDYRTVPIQDRKILINTPASWYATLTGVSVTGRMVPAEPGKELALQEYLGSGVWRLVNIATMDAGGNFRLRVPDDLPKTRTVRVVTRYVAQPAMEYSGLATIVIKAALNPKVYAVSAAMVPNTYRAGCPVKPSSLRLLQLNYWGFDGRVHRGELILRDAAVAKMITVWTSTFASKFPIRQMRRVDVFGGSDIKSMAADNTSAFNCRRVTGDPYSLSPHSYGWAIDINTVENPYLAANGVWYPSNGLAYRNRSVVRPGMLFSSSVATKALIGQGYFWGAGWAKPDYQHFEPK from the coding sequence GTGGCAGCTTGGTCGATCACGCTGGACCAGCCGGCCGCGTCCTGGGAGGACAAGCCGACCGTCTTCACCGGCAAGATCAGCCAGCCGATCACGGGCTCGTACATCACCCTGTGGCAGCGGGTCCCCGGTGCCTGGGTGCTGCGCGCCTCGACCCGGACCACGGCCGGCGGCGTCTACAAGTTCAGCCTCGTGTCGGCGTACACGGGCACCTGGGCGTTCCGCACGATGATCGGCGTCAAGGCCGAGACGGCGCTCGCGATCTCGGACTACCGGACCGTGCCGATCCAGGACCGGAAGATCCTGATCAACACCCCGGCGTCCTGGTACGCGACCCTGACCGGCGTCTCGGTCACCGGCCGGATGGTCCCGGCGGAACCGGGCAAGGAGCTCGCGCTGCAGGAGTACCTCGGCAGCGGCGTGTGGCGGCTCGTGAACATCGCCACGATGGATGCAGGAGGCAACTTCCGCCTGCGGGTCCCCGACGACCTGCCGAAGACACGGACCGTCCGCGTCGTCACGCGGTACGTCGCCCAGCCCGCGATGGAGTACTCCGGCCTCGCGACGATCGTCATCAAGGCGGCACTGAACCCCAAGGTGTACGCCGTCTCCGCCGCGATGGTGCCGAACACGTACCGCGCCGGATGCCCCGTGAAGCCGTCTTCGCTGCGGCTGCTGCAGCTGAACTACTGGGGTTTCGACGGTCGCGTGCACCGCGGCGAGCTGATCCTGCGGGACGCCGCGGTGGCGAAGATGATCACCGTGTGGACCTCGACGTTCGCGTCGAAGTTCCCGATCCGGCAGATGCGCCGGGTGGACGTGTTCGGCGGTAGCGACATCAAGTCGATGGCGGCCGACAACACCTCCGCGTTCAACTGCCGCCGGGTCACGGGTGATCCGTATTCGCTGTCGCCGCACTCGTACGGCTGGGCGATCGACATCAACACCGTGGAGAACCCGTACCTGGCCGCGAACGGCGTCTGGTACCCGTCGAACGGGCTGGCGTATCGCAACCGGTCCGTGGTGCGTCCGGGCATGCTGTTCTCGAGCAGCGTCGCCACGAAGGCTCTGATCGGCCAGGGGTACTTCTGGGGCGCCGGCTGGGCCAAACCCGACTACCAGCACTTCGAGCCGAAGTGA
- a CDS encoding alpha/beta fold hydrolase, with protein MNVSRRTLLRTTGAAALAAPFLTGGAAASPKLPFGPIKQIDAGVLSVGYVELGPTHGTPVLLLHGFPYDIHSYEQVAPLLARRGYRVVVPYFRGHGSTTFRSAATPRNVDQAAFALDILALMDALGIQRAVLAGYDWGSRTADIIAALWPERVKALVSVTGYLITNLEFNKKPLPPAAENAWWYQYYFATERGAEGLHQYKREIGEFIWKFNSPTWTYSAATYARTAAAFENPDYEAIVIGNYRWRQSLIPAEPEYAELETKLQKAPKIAVPTITVDGRYDPFTPAGNGSSYRDHFTGRYQHRTFDVGHNVPQEAPREFAQAVVDASR; from the coding sequence ATGAACGTCAGCCGCCGTACTCTCCTCCGGACCACCGGCGCCGCCGCCCTGGCCGCCCCGTTCCTCACAGGAGGCGCGGCCGCCTCTCCGAAGCTCCCGTTCGGGCCAATCAAGCAGATCGACGCGGGCGTTCTCAGCGTCGGGTACGTCGAACTCGGGCCGACTCACGGCACCCCGGTGCTCCTACTGCACGGCTTCCCGTACGACATCCACAGCTACGAGCAGGTCGCCCCGCTGCTCGCCCGCCGCGGCTACCGCGTCGTGGTGCCCTACTTCCGCGGCCACGGCAGTACGACGTTCCGCTCGGCCGCAACGCCGCGCAACGTCGACCAGGCTGCGTTCGCGCTCGACATCCTCGCTCTGATGGACGCTCTCGGAATCCAGCGCGCCGTGCTGGCCGGCTACGACTGGGGCTCGCGCACCGCGGACATCATCGCCGCCCTCTGGCCGGAGCGGGTGAAGGCACTGGTCTCGGTGACCGGGTACCTGATCACCAACCTCGAGTTCAACAAGAAGCCGCTCCCGCCCGCAGCCGAGAACGCCTGGTGGTACCAGTACTACTTCGCCACCGAGCGCGGCGCGGAAGGCCTGCACCAGTACAAGCGAGAGATCGGTGAGTTCATCTGGAAGTTCAACTCGCCGACGTGGACGTACAGCGCCGCGACGTACGCCCGGACCGCGGCCGCCTTCGAGAACCCGGACTACGAGGCCATCGTGATCGGCAACTACCGCTGGCGGCAGAGCCTGATCCCGGCCGAGCCGGAGTACGCCGAGCTGGAGACCAAGCTGCAGAAGGCGCCGAAGATCGCCGTACCGACGATCACCGTCGACGGCCGCTACGACCCGTTCACACCGGCCGGGAACGGGTCGTCGTACCGGGACCACTTCACCGGCCGCTACCAGCACCGCACCTTCGACGTCGGCCACAACGTGCCGCAGGAGGCACCGCGGGAGTTCGCGCAGGCAGTGGTCGACGCTAGTCGATGA
- a CDS encoding amino acid deaminase/aldolase has product MGDFDRYARLTARLDAPYAVIDLAAFRRNADDLVRRAAGTPIRIASKSVRCRALITAALERPGFHGVMSYALPEALWLARNGVDDILLGYPTTHRTALRELSEDPEAASRITLMIDSPEHLGYVKAAATGTARIQICLDVDASLRIFGRHLGVRRSPLRTPSEVAALASTVAADDAFELTGVMFYEAQIAGLPDTSPAVRWVKRRSAAELADRRGAVVDAVKQVAPLRIVNSGGTGSLEISSADPVVTEVTAGSGLYGPTLFDKYDVFQPEHAMAYALDVVRRPAPRIATLFGGGYVASGPAKKSRLPLPAAPSGLKLLGTEGAGEVQTPVQGQSADRLHIGDRVWMRYAKAGEMLERFDVVNAIDGDEVKELVTYRGEGKNFG; this is encoded by the coding sequence ATGGGTGACTTCGACCGGTATGCCCGCCTGACCGCGCGGCTGGACGCGCCGTACGCGGTGATCGACCTCGCCGCGTTCCGGCGGAACGCCGACGACCTGGTCCGGCGCGCCGCCGGTACGCCGATCCGGATCGCCTCCAAGTCGGTCCGTTGCCGCGCGCTGATCACGGCCGCGCTCGAGCGGCCCGGGTTCCACGGCGTGATGAGCTACGCGCTCCCCGAGGCGCTCTGGCTGGCCCGGAACGGTGTCGACGACATCCTGCTCGGCTACCCGACGACCCATCGGACCGCGCTCCGCGAGCTGTCCGAGGACCCCGAGGCGGCGTCCCGGATCACGCTGATGATCGACTCGCCGGAGCACCTCGGGTACGTCAAGGCCGCGGCGACCGGCACTGCGCGGATCCAGATCTGCCTCGACGTCGACGCCTCGCTGCGAATCTTCGGCCGGCACCTCGGCGTACGACGGTCGCCGCTGCGCACCCCGTCCGAGGTCGCAGCGCTGGCCAGTACCGTCGCCGCCGACGACGCGTTCGAGCTGACCGGCGTGATGTTCTACGAGGCGCAGATCGCAGGCCTCCCCGACACGTCGCCGGCCGTTCGCTGGGTGAAGCGCCGTTCGGCCGCCGAGCTCGCCGACCGGCGTGGCGCGGTCGTCGACGCGGTCAAGCAGGTCGCGCCGCTCCGGATCGTCAACAGCGGCGGCACGGGCAGCCTGGAGATCAGCAGCGCCGACCCGGTCGTCACCGAGGTCACCGCCGGCTCCGGTCTCTACGGCCCGACTCTCTTCGACAAGTACGACGTGTTCCAGCCGGAGCACGCGATGGCCTACGCGCTGGACGTCGTACGGCGGCCCGCACCGCGGATCGCCACGCTCTTCGGCGGTGGGTACGTGGCGTCGGGGCCGGCGAAGAAGTCGCGGCTACCGCTGCCTGCCGCGCCGTCCGGACTGAAGCTCCTGGGCACCGAAGGCGCCGGTGAGGTGCAGACTCCGGTCCAGGGACAATCGGCCGATCGGCTACACATCGGCGACAGAGTGTGGATGCGCTACGCGAAGGCAGGCGAGATGCTGGAGCGGTTCGACGTCGTGAACGCGATCGACGGCGATGAGGTGAAGGAACTGGTCACCTACCGCGGCGAAGGGAAGAACTTCGGATGA
- a CDS encoding D-arabinono-1,4-lactone oxidase: MSTWRNWAGTESATGIETLRPGSADELAAVVKSAAEQGKKLKAVGSGHSFTGCSVPQQVMIRLDGLSSIVNADKESGRVTVGAGTGLRKLNAGLAAFDLAMANLGDIDKQTVSGAISTGTHGTGARLGGLATQVVALDLVTADGSVLHCSAEENPDVFAAARVSVGALGVISSLTLQCVPAFLLRAQEMPLPLTEVLDGFGELADGNDHFEFYWFPHTEIALTKRNNRVAPGVDASPVGRVRGWIDDELLSNKVFELTNRLAVRRPGMVPRINQLASRALSAREYVDASYKVFCSERNVIFRESEYAVPREHVVDVIRRLREWIDASGSRIPFPIEVRVAAPDDIWLSTASGRETAYVAIHQYHRLPHDPYFRAFENIVADYGGRPHWGKLHTLTADDLRTRYPHFDDFLAIRDRLDPQRTFENAYTEQVFGR, translated from the coding sequence ATGAGCACCTGGCGGAACTGGGCCGGCACCGAGTCGGCGACCGGGATCGAGACGCTGCGCCCAGGTTCGGCCGACGAGCTCGCCGCCGTGGTCAAGTCCGCGGCCGAGCAGGGTAAGAAGCTCAAGGCGGTCGGTTCCGGGCACTCGTTCACGGGCTGCTCGGTGCCACAGCAGGTGATGATCCGGCTGGACGGCCTGTCCTCGATCGTCAACGCCGACAAGGAATCCGGCCGTGTCACGGTCGGAGCGGGCACCGGGCTGCGGAAGCTCAACGCGGGCCTGGCGGCGTTCGACCTGGCGATGGCGAACCTCGGCGACATCGACAAGCAGACTGTGTCGGGCGCGATCTCCACCGGGACGCACGGGACCGGTGCTCGGCTCGGCGGTCTGGCCACGCAGGTCGTCGCGCTCGACCTCGTCACCGCGGACGGCTCGGTGCTGCACTGCTCGGCGGAGGAGAACCCGGACGTGTTCGCCGCGGCCCGGGTCTCGGTCGGCGCGCTCGGCGTGATCAGCTCGCTGACCCTGCAGTGCGTGCCGGCGTTCCTGCTGCGTGCGCAGGAGATGCCGCTGCCGCTCACCGAGGTCCTGGACGGGTTCGGTGAACTTGCCGATGGCAACGACCACTTCGAGTTCTACTGGTTCCCGCACACCGAGATCGCGCTCACCAAGCGGAACAACCGGGTCGCCCCGGGCGTCGACGCCTCACCGGTCGGCCGGGTTCGTGGCTGGATCGACGACGAGCTGCTGTCCAACAAGGTCTTCGAGCTGACCAATCGGCTCGCGGTCCGGCGACCCGGGATGGTGCCGCGGATCAACCAGCTCGCCTCGCGGGCGCTGTCGGCCCGGGAGTACGTCGACGCGTCGTACAAGGTGTTCTGTTCCGAGCGGAACGTGATCTTCCGCGAGTCGGAGTACGCCGTACCGCGGGAGCACGTCGTCGACGTGATCCGCCGGCTGCGGGAGTGGATCGACGCGTCCGGGTCGCGGATCCCGTTCCCGATCGAGGTCCGGGTGGCCGCGCCGGACGACATCTGGCTGTCCACGGCGTCCGGGCGCGAGACGGCGTACGTCGCGATCCACCAGTACCACCGGCTGCCGCACGACCCGTACTTCCGGGCCTTCGAGAACATCGTCGCCGACTACGGCGGCCGGCCGCACTGGGGCAAGCTGCACACGCTCACGGCGGACGACCTGCGCACCCGCTACCCGCACTTCGACGACTTCCTCGCGATCCGCGACCGGCTGGATCCACAACGGACGTTCGAGAACGCCTACACCGAGCAGGTCTTCGGGCGCTAG
- a CDS encoding PIG-L deacetylase family protein produces the protein MSTSEGLEPVVEDWQKALAVVAHPDDLEFGTAAAIARWTGQGKQIVYCLLTSGEAGIDGVDPAECGPLREAEQIESSRIVGVSAVEFLGQPDGTIEYDVALRRVITAAIRRHQPEIVITNNFRDTWDGDVLLNQADHINTGRATLDAVRDAANRWIFTDAGDKWDGVRQVWAAGSPDARHGVDTTDTFDVGVQSLKAHKAYIDGLNWPHFDPEEFLEGTSRPAGAQLGTKYGTRFEVFTP, from the coding sequence ATGAGTACATCGGAGGGGCTTGAACCTGTCGTCGAGGACTGGCAGAAGGCGCTGGCTGTGGTCGCGCATCCGGATGACCTGGAATTCGGTACGGCGGCCGCGATCGCGCGCTGGACCGGACAGGGCAAACAGATCGTGTACTGCCTACTGACCTCCGGCGAGGCGGGGATCGACGGCGTCGACCCGGCCGAGTGCGGCCCGCTGCGTGAGGCCGAACAGATCGAGTCGTCCCGGATCGTCGGCGTCTCCGCGGTCGAGTTCCTCGGTCAGCCCGACGGCACCATCGAGTACGACGTCGCGCTCCGCCGCGTGATCACCGCCGCGATCCGCCGGCACCAGCCGGAGATCGTCATCACGAACAACTTCCGCGACACCTGGGACGGCGACGTCCTGCTGAACCAGGCCGACCACATCAACACCGGCCGCGCCACGCTCGACGCGGTACGGGACGCAGCCAACCGGTGGATCTTCACGGACGCCGGCGACAAGTGGGACGGCGTACGGCAGGTCTGGGCGGCCGGATCACCCGACGCGCGGCACGGGGTGGACACCACCGACACGTTCGACGTCGGAGTGCAGTCGCTGAAGGCGCACAAGGCCTACATCGACGGGCTGAACTGGCCGCATTTCGACCCGGAGGAGTTCCTCGAAGGCACCTCGCGCCCGGCCGGTGCTCAGCTGGGCACGAAGTACGGCACGCGGTTCGAGGTCTTCACTCCTTGA
- a CDS encoding alpha/beta fold hydrolase, with translation MKRFLWRGFLGLLGLWLVVTAASLGYNLVTNGTAAPPPGLKYVQAGDINTRYDSWGTSGAPVVLVHGSAESVDTWSRLVPLLATNHRVYAYDMTGYGYSERKAPYTIEHLAAQLLGFLDAMHLGGPGEPRPILVGHSLGAGIAAEATLEAPDRIDGIMFLDGDGLPLPGGQAGPPRWLIVPPYRTSLFRLVLDQGWLLKKIYNNVCAPDCPEMVVDDWTRPFRQPGAEKAVWQMTAHGIPAVAPERLAKLSALKLPKAVVFGADDTNGGNPTETATRIGAPAPTLIPNANHLTPISNPAEVAAAINALR, from the coding sequence GTGAAACGGTTCCTGTGGCGGGGGTTCTTGGGACTTCTCGGGCTCTGGCTGGTCGTCACCGCGGCATCTCTCGGCTACAACCTCGTCACCAACGGAACCGCAGCACCTCCACCCGGCCTCAAGTACGTGCAGGCCGGCGACATCAACACCCGCTACGACAGCTGGGGTACGTCGGGAGCACCCGTCGTACTCGTGCACGGGTCAGCGGAGTCTGTCGACACGTGGTCGCGGCTCGTACCGCTGCTCGCCACCAACCATCGTGTGTATGCGTACGACATGACCGGCTACGGGTACTCCGAGCGCAAGGCGCCGTACACGATCGAGCATCTCGCGGCGCAGCTGCTCGGGTTCCTGGACGCGATGCACCTCGGCGGGCCGGGTGAGCCGCGGCCGATCCTGGTCGGCCACTCGCTCGGCGCGGGGATCGCAGCCGAGGCGACGCTGGAGGCGCCGGACCGGATCGACGGGATCATGTTCCTCGACGGCGACGGGTTGCCGTTGCCGGGCGGGCAGGCCGGGCCGCCGCGGTGGCTGATCGTCCCGCCGTACCGGACATCGCTGTTCCGGCTGGTGCTCGACCAGGGCTGGCTGCTGAAGAAGATCTACAACAACGTCTGCGCCCCCGACTGCCCGGAGATGGTTGTCGACGACTGGACCCGCCCGTTCCGGCAGCCCGGTGCCGAGAAGGCGGTCTGGCAGATGACCGCTCATGGCATCCCTGCGGTCGCTCCCGAGCGGTTGGCGAAGCTGAGCGCTCTGAAGCTCCCCAAAGCGGTCGTTTTCGGCGCCGACGACACGAACGGCGGCAACCCGACCGAGACCGCTACCCGCATCGGAGCGCCCGCGCCGACGCTGATCCCGAACGCCAACCACCTGACGCCGATCTCCAACCCGGCCGAGGTGGCGGCTGCGATCAACGCACTTCGCTGA
- a CDS encoding DUF6817 domain-containing protein: MSTFQDLGSLLMVRGADEIDHAGGSLYVHLHRVAKRLSSLGASDALVLAGLAHAAYGTDGFRTHLFDWQTERPVLESVIGTEAELIVYRYGACDRETTWRDLAEHRTVTDRFTGTSEELGSEDLRDFVDLTIVNELDVLDHDAKRALKLRPFLQEQIVRWQSLASPAVLTESQRILQLQNEGLTN; the protein is encoded by the coding sequence ATGAGCACTTTCCAGGACTTGGGTTCGCTGCTGATGGTGCGCGGCGCCGATGAGATCGACCACGCGGGCGGAAGCTTGTACGTCCACCTGCATCGCGTGGCCAAGCGCCTCAGCTCCCTCGGCGCGTCCGACGCCCTGGTGCTGGCCGGCCTCGCCCACGCCGCGTACGGGACCGACGGCTTCCGGACGCACCTGTTCGACTGGCAGACAGAGCGCCCGGTCCTGGAGTCGGTGATCGGCACCGAAGCCGAGCTGATCGTCTACCGGTACGGCGCCTGTGACCGCGAGACCACCTGGCGCGACCTCGCCGAGCACCGCACCGTGACGGACCGTTTCACCGGTACGTCGGAGGAGCTCGGCAGCGAGGACCTCCGCGACTTCGTCGACCTGACCATCGTCAACGAGCTCGACGTCCTCGACCACGACGCCAAACGGGCGCTCAAGCTGCGCCCGTTCCTGCAGGAACAGATCGTGCGCTGGCAGTCCCTCGCCTCCCCCGCGGTCCTCACCGAGTCCCAGCGCATCCTGCAACTGCAGAACGAGGGCCTGACAAACTAG
- a CDS encoding LysR family transcriptional regulator produces the protein MDLSLRLLESLEAVAAEGSMTRAARTLNLTQQAVSGQIRQLERVVGTPLVERRPTGIELTAAGEVVLKQGAALLSSAQAMVTEARLAAAGRPDPLRIAFKAQSTAHFMPAVEAALRQEAPELELRPIASHTLPDEIDALIEGRADAAFLWLPIGDDPRFTIHPLIQEDRWVALPPGHRLESRTTLRIADLADVPVIGPRDGMPAAVVDFWFIDPRPDGTRALFGPQARTPEECLHLVAAGHGCWIAPASTVTYFAHPRLTWLPLVDAEPNVLALIWPKHSANPMLHLLLEQTRHALNPLPTATS, from the coding sequence GTGGATCTGAGCCTGCGGCTGCTGGAGTCGCTCGAGGCCGTCGCGGCGGAGGGCAGCATGACGCGGGCCGCGCGGACCCTCAACCTGACGCAGCAGGCGGTCAGCGGGCAGATCCGGCAACTGGAGCGCGTGGTCGGTACGCCGCTGGTCGAGCGGCGCCCGACCGGGATCGAGCTGACCGCGGCCGGGGAGGTCGTGCTCAAGCAGGGCGCGGCGCTGTTGTCGTCGGCGCAGGCGATGGTGACCGAGGCACGGCTGGCGGCGGCCGGGCGGCCGGATCCGCTGCGGATCGCGTTCAAGGCGCAGAGTACGGCGCACTTCATGCCCGCGGTCGAAGCCGCGCTCCGGCAGGAGGCGCCCGAGCTCGAACTCCGGCCGATCGCGTCGCACACGCTGCCGGACGAGATCGACGCGTTGATCGAGGGGCGAGCGGACGCGGCGTTCCTGTGGCTGCCGATCGGGGACGATCCGCGGTTCACGATCCATCCGCTGATCCAGGAGGACCGCTGGGTCGCCCTGCCGCCCGGGCATCGGCTGGAGTCGCGGACGACGTTGCGGATCGCGGACCTCGCCGACGTACCGGTCATCGGTCCCCGGGACGGGATGCCCGCGGCCGTGGTCGACTTCTGGTTCATCGATCCGCGCCCGGACGGCACTCGTGCGCTCTTCGGACCGCAGGCCCGGACGCCCGAGGAGTGCCTGCACCTGGTGGCGGCCGGGCACGGCTGCTGGATCGCTCCGGCGTCCACGGTCACCTACTTCGCGCATCCGCGACTCACCTGGCTGCCGCTGGTCGACGCCGAGCCGAACGTGCTCGCCCTGATCTGGCCGAAGCACAGCGCGAACCCGATGCTCCACCTGCTCCTGGAACAGACCCGGCACGCCCTCAACCCCTTGCCGACAGCAACGAGCTGA
- a CDS encoding SDR family oxidoreductase — protein MTLQGRTALVTGSSKGLGRAILLRLAAQGANVVVNYSRDETAAAEVLDAAKALGVRAISVAADVSEVDGIQRLYDATLDEFGQVDVVVANAGMEKVNVPVAEVTEEDFDLLFRVNTKGPYFVLREAARRIADNGRIITISSNTTTVPQLGVGLYGTSKVATGYLARVLALELGPRGITVNTIVPGPIDGAGIFTDPANDEYKQSLVAMVPIGRLGTTEDVAGIAAFLASDAAGLITGQQIVADGGMH, from the coding sequence ATGACGCTGCAGGGCAGAACGGCACTCGTCACCGGTTCGTCGAAAGGGCTGGGCCGGGCGATCCTGCTCCGGCTCGCCGCCCAGGGCGCGAATGTCGTGGTCAACTACTCGCGCGACGAGACCGCCGCGGCCGAGGTCCTCGACGCCGCGAAGGCGCTCGGCGTCCGGGCGATCTCGGTCGCCGCCGACGTGTCCGAGGTCGACGGCATCCAGCGGCTGTACGACGCGACGCTCGACGAGTTCGGCCAGGTCGACGTCGTGGTCGCGAACGCTGGCATGGAGAAGGTCAACGTCCCGGTGGCCGAGGTCACCGAGGAGGACTTCGACCTGCTGTTCCGGGTCAACACCAAGGGCCCGTACTTCGTGCTTCGGGAGGCGGCCCGGCGGATCGCCGACAATGGCCGGATCATCACGATCTCGTCCAACACCACCACGGTCCCGCAATTGGGCGTCGGCCTGTACGGCACCAGCAAGGTCGCGACCGGCTACCTGGCCCGCGTGCTCGCGCTGGAGCTCGGGCCGCGCGGGATCACCGTGAACACGATTGTCCCGGGTCCGATCGACGGCGCCGGAATCTTCACCGATCCGGCGAACGACGAGTACAAGCAGAGCCTGGTCGCGATGGTGCCGATCGGCCGGCTGGGCACCACCGAAGACGTCGCCGGTATCGCCGCGTTCCTCGCGAGCGACGCGGCCGGCCTGATCACCGGGCAGCAGATCGTCGCCGACGGCGGAATGCACTGA
- a CDS encoding alcohol dehydrogenase catalytic domain-containing protein, which yields MTGTMRAAQVQQAGGPFVVTDVPIPEPAEGQIRVKVHACGICGGDAIPRNALFGTTLPRIPGHEIAGVVDAVGAGVTVWEAGQRVGVGWSGGVDFTCEFCRRGDFTNCVSRKIVGASYDGGYAEYLVVPQDAVARIPEGLSFEDAAPLMCGGITAFNALRHAHAGPGDTVAVQGVGGVGHLAIQFADKMGFRTVAINRGRDKEKLARQLGADEYIDSTEGDAGEALKALGGAAAILATVSRAELQSDLVKGLRPNGQLIVLEGGDPIEVTGHALADGRLSVSGWYSGVAQDSEDTLNFAVLKNIRPIIETYPLEQAEEAWQHQPKANLRIVLKTQPE from the coding sequence ATGACAGGAACCATGCGTGCGGCCCAGGTCCAGCAGGCGGGCGGCCCGTTCGTCGTCACCGACGTACCGATCCCGGAGCCCGCGGAAGGGCAGATCCGGGTCAAGGTGCACGCGTGCGGCATCTGCGGCGGCGACGCGATTCCGCGGAACGCGCTCTTCGGTACGACGCTGCCGCGGATCCCCGGCCACGAGATCGCCGGCGTCGTGGATGCGGTCGGCGCTGGTGTCACGGTCTGGGAGGCCGGGCAGCGGGTCGGCGTGGGCTGGTCCGGTGGCGTCGACTTCACCTGCGAGTTCTGCCGGCGCGGCGACTTCACGAACTGCGTGAGCCGCAAGATCGTCGGAGCTTCGTACGACGGCGGATACGCCGAGTACCTCGTGGTGCCGCAGGACGCGGTGGCGCGGATCCCGGAAGGACTGAGCTTCGAGGACGCGGCGCCGTTGATGTGCGGCGGGATCACCGCGTTCAATGCGCTCCGGCACGCGCACGCCGGGCCGGGGGACACGGTGGCGGTGCAAGGGGTCGGCGGGGTCGGGCACCTGGCGATCCAGTTCGCCGACAAGATGGGCTTCCGGACCGTGGCGATCAACCGCGGGCGGGACAAGGAGAAGCTCGCCCGGCAGCTCGGGGCGGACGAGTACATCGACAGCACCGAGGGCGACGCCGGTGAGGCGCTGAAGGCGCTCGGTGGTGCGGCCGCGATCCTCGCGACGGTGTCTCGCGCGGAGCTGCAGTCGGACCTGGTGAAGGGTCTGCGCCCGAACGGTCAGCTGATCGTTCTCGAGGGCGGTGACCCGATCGAGGTGACCGGTCACGCGCTCGCCGACGGGCGGTTGTCGGTGTCCGGCTGGTACTCCGGTGTTGCCCAGGACTCCGAGGACACGTTGAACTTCGCGGTCCTGAAGAACATCCGGCCGATCATCGAGACCTACCCGCTCGAGCAGGCCGAGGAAGCTTGGCAACACCAGCCCAAGGCGAACCTCCGCATCGTGCTCAAGACACAGCCCGAATAA
- a CDS encoding DUF6319 family protein, whose product MTVDTLAVETPSDLADTPDPVNLSTAAPESTSTPAPAEPAEPTEAVKPKKAPAKKAASKKTKTIELTLTVTGTADGEWRAELKQGTTYLARDLAVAAAAVSRAAKELHEDLSTPIDEVIEEARSQQAAKVAALEAELEAARKALADLD is encoded by the coding sequence ATGACTGTAGACACTCTGGCAGTTGAGACGCCGTCCGACCTCGCCGACACTCCCGACCCGGTCAACCTGTCGACGGCCGCCCCCGAATCCACCTCCACCCCGGCGCCGGCCGAGCCCGCGGAGCCCACCGAGGCCGTGAAGCCGAAGAAGGCGCCGGCCAAGAAGGCCGCGAGCAAGAAGACGAAGACCATCGAGCTCACTCTGACCGTCACCGGGACGGCGGACGGTGAGTGGCGCGCCGAGCTGAAGCAGGGCACGACCTACCTGGCGCGTGACCTGGCGGTCGCCGCGGCCGCGGTGTCGCGTGCGGCCAAGGAGCTGCACGAGGACCTGTCGACCCCGATCGACGAGGTCATCGAGGAGGCCCGCTCCCAGCAGGCCGCCAAGGTCGCCGCCCTCGAGGCCGAACTGGAAGCCGCCCGCAAGGCCCTCGCCGACCTCGACTGA
- a CDS encoding TetR/AcrR family transcriptional regulator, with translation MDAGTTRNRNRRGQGELLRREIIDAALQMLNELGDDEALSLRAVAREVGIAATSVYIHFSDRDELVFAALEQSTADLLRDLEQAEASGGDDPVRRLRARVLFLGSWSREYAGLYKVLHESTLNRRMHLVFKEELSIRAIAAVQACMDAGLAPADDAAAVALDLRSAVHGAVSIRINEPEADLPPLEDQVDRFLRRLVGV, from the coding sequence ATGGACGCAGGGACGACGCGGAACCGGAACCGGCGCGGGCAGGGCGAGCTCCTCCGTCGCGAGATCATCGACGCGGCGCTGCAGATGCTGAACGAGCTCGGCGACGACGAGGCGCTCTCGCTGCGCGCGGTGGCCCGTGAGGTCGGGATCGCGGCAACCTCGGTGTACATCCACTTCAGCGATCGCGACGAGCTCGTGTTCGCGGCGCTCGAGCAGTCCACCGCCGACCTGCTGCGCGACCTCGAACAGGCCGAGGCGAGCGGCGGCGACGATCCGGTACGCCGGCTCCGCGCGCGAGTCCTGTTCCTCGGCAGCTGGTCGCGTGAGTACGCCGGTCTCTACAAGGTGCTGCACGAGAGCACGCTGAACCGGCGCATGCACCTGGTCTTCAAGGAGGAGCTGTCGATCCGGGCGATCGCGGCCGTTCAGGCCTGCATGGACGCAGGGCTCGCACCGGCGGACGACGCAGCGGCAGTGGCACTCGACCTGCGCTCGGCGGTGCACGGCGCGGTCTCGATCCGCATCAACGAGCCGGAGGCCGATCTACCACCCCTGGAGGACCAGGTAGATCGTTTCCTGCGCAGGCTGGTTGGCGTATAA